One Cryptomeria japonica chromosome 9, Sugi_1.0, whole genome shotgun sequence genomic window carries:
- the LOC131062863 gene encoding F-box only protein 6-like codes for MKPESILAAEGDESIVAVEGDAEQRGISKLSQDLKELVFSKLPFESLCSSRVVNKEWNFILSSHRFLSSLPIQDPWLPWLLICNEENDGNWCCMAYCFSAQRWRTLSLSFLPNPKGGHSRFLPSFFPNPKEGNTRFLPSVGDGLLLFQEIPTPQLIVCNPLMRSYAEIEIDVTGQFIHIIQGGNKEPYLVVCSNSKSFSIQIYQYFQDSWRIKFQFAGETPSSDILGSELVECNGFLFWKGMSSWTIFGCKIQDEGFISPVIIDPLPPEMVEDLDLMHFLSMVSYGSSVLVVSVILNNRRLDINHPPWYAPIHPSAVHNICELGRTQDGIVIWELFQDKENELVWKWKEFLKKPPLSLHEYLDKDWWHQACACVGDYLCFSSLYGDESVKVFAYNLKEGFWQRLPLCKIQNTNRNRRMVSFEPKPHLYQFLRKSRE; via the coding sequence ATGAAGCCAGAATCGATCCTAGCAGCTGAAGGAGATGAATCCATCGTAGCAGTTGAAGGAGACGCAGAGCAGCGTGGTATATCTAAGCTATCTCAAGATTTGAAGGAATTGGTATTTTCAAAGCTTCCATTTGAATCACTCTGCAGTTCTCGCGTAGTCAATAAAGAATGGAATTTTATTTTGTCCTCGCACAGATTTTTGTCTTCACTGCCGATCCAAGATCCATGGCTTCCATGGCTTCTTATCTGTAatgaagaaaatgatggaaattggtGCTGTATGGCATACTGTTTTTCAGCACAAAGATGGAGGACCCTGTCTCTCTCTTTTCTCCCAAACCCTAAGGGAGGCCATAGTAGATTTTTACCCTCTTTTTTCCCTAACCCTAAGGAAGGCAATACTAGATTTTTACCAAGTGTAGGGGATGGGTTACTGCTCTTTCAAGAAATCCCCACTCCACAATTAATTGTATGTAATCCCCTTATGAGATCTTATGCAGAGATAGAAATAGATGTGACTGGCCAATTTATACATATCATACAGGGAGGAAACAAAGAGCCATATTTGGTAGTTTGTTCGAATTCTAAAAGTTTTTCCATCCAGATCTACCAGTACTTTCAAGATTCATGGAGGATTAAGTTTCAATTTGCAGGAGAAACACCATCATCAGATATTTTAGGTTCTGAATTGGTTGAGTGCAATGGATTTCTTTTCTGGAAGGGAATGTCGTCATGGACTATCTTTGGTTGCAAAATCCAAGATGAGGGTTTCATTAGCCCTGTTATAATAGATCCATTACCCCCTGAAATGGTTGAAGATCTGGATCTTATGCATTTTCTATCTATGGTTTCATATGGCTCATCTGTTCTTGTTGTGTCCGTCATACTCAACAATCGGAGGCTTGACATAAATCACCCACCATGGTATGCCCCAATTCATCCATCCGCTGTACACAACATTTGCGAACTTGGCCGAACTCAGGACGGTATTGTTATCTGGGAGTTGTTTCAGGACAAGGAAAATGAGTTGGTTTGGAAGTGGAAAGAATTTTTAAAAAAGCCTCCACTGTCACTCCATGAATATCTTGATAAAGATTGGTGGCATCAGGCGTGTGCTTGTGTGGGAGATTACTTGTGCTTTAGCAGTCTATATGGTGATGAAAGTGTAAAGGTGTTTGCATATAATCTAAAGGAAGGGTTTTGGCAACGCCTTCCACTCTGTAAAATTCAAAACACAAACAGAAACCGGAGGATGGTGTCGTTTGAACCAAAACCCCATCTGTATCAGTTTTTAAGAAAATCGAGAGAATGA